The Candidatus Acidulodesulfobacterium acidiphilum DNA window CAGCACAAGGATTATTCCGAATCTACGGCAGTCTCTATAGACCAGGAAGTTAAAGAAATTATTACTTCGAACCATGAAAGGGCAAGACAAATATTAACGGAAAACATAGATATCCTTAAAGATATTTCGTTAAAATTAATAGAAAAGGAATCTTTAAGCGGAAAAGAGATAGACGAGATTATTATCGCCCATAAACCCGATTACAAAACCAACGAGTCCGAATCCGAAGAGGAAAAAGCCGATCAGGCGCAAGGCGGTAAAGACGGGGAAAGCAATGAAGGAATAGACATAGAAGATTAAACGGCCGACTATAAATGCAACCTTAATATTCACAAAATTGCCGATAGAAAATTATTCCAGTGTTTATATAACATTAAAGCCGTTTTAACGATTTTTATCGGCATTTTTAGGATATTTATTAAAGCCGATATAAGTTTTATACAAGGTTTATATTTTATGAAAGCTTATCTTGTCGATATTTTAGACAGTCATATTGCCGGCAGCGAATTATCCAGAATAGGGGTTTCCGCTACCGGCAGAATGATTATGGGGGAAAAATTAAAATATATAATAATAAAACTGAAAAACATAAATGCAACCGCGCTCAATATCCTTAAGCAGGAAGCCCTCGGCATAGGCGCCGAAGTAGCAAACCACAAAGACGTTATAACCGGTAAAATTCCGGTTTCGGATTCCATTTTATTCGGAACGCCTGTTCAATTAAGAATTATAGTAAAAAAAATCAAATTGCAGCAGTTCGGTTTAAACGAACTTTCCAACGAACTTGAAAATATATTAGTGGAGTGCGACAGGTCTTTTAAAAAAAACAATCCGAGGAAAATTAAAACAAAAACACAGGATAAAGATATAGTTTTTAACGGCAAGACCTATATAATGGGTATTTTAAACGTTACCCCCGATTCTTTTTCCGACGGAGGAAAATTTTACGATTATAACGATGCTATAAAAAGAGGTATAGAAATAGAAAAGGAAGGCGGCGATGTTATAGACGTAGGCGGAGAATCTACGAGACCTTATTCGGAAGAAGTAGATATACAGACGGAAATAGACAGGGTATGTCCGGTAATAGAGAAATTATCGAAAACCGTTTCGGTACCTATTTCCGTCGATACCAGAA harbors:
- a CDS encoding cell division protein FtsH, with the protein product QHKDYSESTAVSIDQEVKEIITSNHERARQILTENIDILKDISLKLIEKESLSGKEIDEIIIAHKPDYKTNESESEEEKADQAQGGKDGESNEGIDIED
- the folP gene encoding dihydropteroate synthase gives rise to the protein MKAYLVDILDSHIAGSELSRIGVSATGRMIMGEKLKYIIIKLKNINATALNILKQEALGIGAEVANHKDVITGKIPVSDSILFGTPVQLRIIVKKIKLQQFGLNELSNELENILVECDRSFKKNNPRKIKTKTQDKDIVFNGKTYIMGILNVTPDSFSDGGKFYDYNDAIKRGIEIEKEGGDVIDVGGESTRPYSEEVDIQTEIDRVCPVIEKLSKTVSVPISVDTRKPAVAKEALKAGASIINDVSGLSYDAENMAKVLLDFDAPYVMMHSREKKPENMQNDIEHYDDIFFEILVYFKKKLEYLELKGYNTDNVIIDPGFGFAKTLDDNYNLLSGITSFKSLGKPLLAGVSRKSFVKHIAKNDKSTILSGSVALASYLKIKGADIVRVHDVKQTFSALSLLEKINL